Proteins found in one Arachis stenosperma cultivar V10309 chromosome 8, arast.V10309.gnm1.PFL2, whole genome shotgun sequence genomic segment:
- the LOC130944890 gene encoding 11S globulin seed storage protein Ana o 2.0101-like, whose amino-acid sequence MDLDLSPKLPKKLYGGNGGSYYAWSSSELPMLRQGNIGAAKLALEKNGFALPRYSDSSKVAYVLQGSGVAGIVLPEKEEKVVAIKKGDALALPFGVVTWWYNKEDPELVVLFLGDTSKAHKAGEFTDFFLTGSNGIFTGFSTEFVGRAWDLEEKDVKTLVGKQSENGIVKLDGSISLPEPKPDHRKGMALNCEEAPLDVDIKGGGRVVVLNTNNLPLVGEVGLGADLVRLDGSAMCSPGFSCDSALQVTYIVRGSGRVQVVGVDGKRVLETTVKAGNLFIVPRFFVISKIADPDGMEWFSIITTPNPIFTHLAGSSSVWKALSPTVLQAAFNVDSGVEQLFRSKRTADAIFFPPPK is encoded by the exons ATGGACCTTGATCTCTCTCCAAAGCTGCCGAAGAAGCTTTACGGCGGAAACGGTGGCTCTTACTACGCATGGTCCTCATCGGAACTCCCCATGCTCCGCCAAGGCAACATTGGCGCCGCCAAGCTCGCTCTCGAGAAGAATGGCTTCGCCCTCCCTCGCTACTCTGATTCTTCCAAGGTCGCTTATGTTCTCCAAG GGAGTGGAGTTGCTGGAATAGTGCTCcctgaaaaagaagagaaggtTGTTGCAATCAAGAAGGGTGATGCCTTGGCACTCCCCTTTGGTGTTGTGACATGGTGGTATAACAAGGAAGATCCTGAGCTTGTTGTTCTGTTCTTGGGTGACACCTCAAAGGCTCACAAGGCTGGTGAATTCACTGACTTCTTTCTCACTGGTTCTAATGGAATCTTCACCGGATTTTCCACTGAGTTTGTTGGCAGGGCTTGGGATTTGGAAGAGAAGGATGTCAAGACCCTTGTTGGGAAACAATCAGAGAATGGGATTGTGAAGCTAGATGGGAGTATAAGCCTTCCTGAGCCTAAACCCGATCACCGGAAGGGAATGGCCTTGAACTGTGAAGAGGCTCCACTTGATGTTGACATCAAGGGTGGAGGAAGGGTCGTGGTCTTGAACACCAATAATCTCCCCTTGGTTGGTGAGGTTGGTCTTGGTGCTGACCTTGTGAGGTTGGATGGAAGCGCCATGTGCTCCCCCGGATTTTCTTGCGACTCGGCTCTGCAGGTTACTTATATTGTCAGAGGGAGCGGCCGGGTTCAGGTTGTTGGTGTCGATGGCAAGAGGGTTTTGGAGACTACTGTGAAGGCTGGCAATTTGTTTATTGTGCCAAGGTTCTTTGTGATCTCAAAGATTGCTGATCCTGATGGAATGGAATGGTTCTCCATCATCACCACCCCTAA TCCTATATTCACCCACTTGGCTGGTAGTTCTTCGGTGTGGAAGGCTCTGTCGCCGACTGTTCTGCAGGCTGCTTTCAATGTGGATTCAGGAGTAGAGCAACTCTTCCGTTCAAAGAGGACCGCTGATGCCATTTTCTTCCCTCCGCCAAAGTAG
- the LOC130943290 gene encoding uncharacterized protein LOC130943290, with product MMKGMELLCSSSASTAIASSVHPRSKRYSHCSSQLPIIPKKKIRRSSSSEDHKLRRKSSVNKVKKLYGQHSSYADDSPTRYLLIDDTTPMDACNLIMNKQDDTAVVATTHDQVVVLRVSLHCKGCEGKLRKHISKMEGVKSFNIDMEAKKVTIMGHVTPLGVLASLSKVKKNAQLWPSPTSSLI from the exons ATGATGAAGGGAATGGAGTTGTTGTGTTCTTCCTCTGCATCCACAGCCATAGCCTCTAGTGTGCACCCTCGTTCCAAAAGGTACAGCCATTGCTCATCACAATTGCCAATCATTCCTAAGAAGAAGATCAGAAGGAGCTCATCATCAGAAGATCATAAGCTACGAAGAAAAAGCTCTGTTAATAAAGTTAAGAAACTGTACGGTCAGCATAGCTCTTATGCTGATGATTCACCTACAAGATATCTACTCATTGATGACACCACACCAATGGATGCTTGCAACCTCATCATGAACAAACAAGATGATACCGCAGTCGTTGCTACCACGCATGACCAG GTTGTGGTTTTGAGGGTGTCATTGCACTGCAAGGGATGTGAAGGAAAACTTAGAAAACACATCTCAAAAATGGAAG GAGTGAAATCATTTAACATAGACATGGAGGCAAAGAAAGTAACAATCATGGGACACGTGACGCCGTTAGGAGTTCTGGCAAGTCTCTCCAAGGTCAAGAAGAATGCACAGCTGTGGCCATCTCCAACATCATCATTAATATGA